The Peromyscus eremicus chromosome 2, PerEre_H2_v1, whole genome shotgun sequence genome includes the window ACCTCTTTCTTGTGGCGTGGGTCAACTTGGCATGGTCTACCAAGGACTCCTACAAAGCAACACTGTTCCTTATGATCTGAGGATTCTCCCAGGTCAGAGACCATGCCTTCAGAGTGATGACGCACAGGATGGAGATGTAGCTCTTCTTCATACCCCTTCCAAGCCACGCCCCCCCCTCCCACTTCTGAATGGCTGATCCCAATTCTCCTCAGGTATTCAGACCACTGTGGTGTTTTGGCCAGCCAAGCTAAAGGCCAGTGACCGTGTGGTCATGTTCCGCTTCGAGTTCTGGGACTGTGGGGAGTCCGCCCTCAAGAAGTTTGATCACATGCTGCCGGTgagctgggcaggtgggcctaggAGGGCTGTGGGTGGAGGCTGTCAGAGACCCACCCCATCCATAGGAGCCTGACTTGAATGTTAGTTACCTGAGGGCAGTGTCCTGAGCTGCAGGGCTCTGACTGGCATTGGGGACTGTGTCCCAGCCACTCTctgctctgggcctcagtttctcagtcGGTGGAAGGAAGGGATGCTACTGATCCTTCTTGTAGTTCCATGGGTTTATGTGGTCACGTGTCTATGTGCCACAAGCCAGCCTCtcggtcctcaggcttgcaaagAGAATGCAGAtgccttcctgttcctcttttctttcacTGACCGCGCCTCCTTCGAAGACCTTCCTGGGCAGTTGACCCGCGTAGCCAGCGAAGCTCCTGGGGTCGTTAAGATGGTTATTGGCTCCAAGTATCCTTTGAGTAGCCCCTAGGATGCACTCTTGGTGAGATACCTGTCACCCTGTGAGGTCCAACCCATAGGTTTTCCTTAAAGGATATCCAGGACTTAGACCAGCCCCTGGGTGTGGCCTCTAGAGAGGAGGCCAAGGCTGGGTCTGATGGAGTGGTAAGCAGAGCCTCTTGGCTAGGAGCCTTAACCCTCCCCCAGGTTTGACCAGTACATGCACACAGACGTGCCAGAGCGAGACCTCACAGCCTTCCGGCAAGCCTGGGAACTGCCCTTGTTACGGGTGAAGAGTGTGCCAGGGCGGCGGCTGGCAGATGGGCGTACACTGGACGGGCGGGCTGGGCTGGCTGACACTGCTCATGTGCTCAATGGCCTTGCAGAACAGTTGTGGCACCAGGACCAGGTGGCAGCCGGcctgctccccagctccccagagAATGCTCCTGGCTGAAGGGTAATGGCATCCTGAGTAGAGACAGAGACTGATGATCCCTACTCCCATATCTTGAGTGACCCAGGACAGATGGTGGGACCTAGGGCCCAAGGCTGATGCAAGAACACAGTCCTCAGGACTGGCTGGGGAGGGCCCTCACCTGGCCCTCATCTGGACACAAGGCTCCAGAGCCGAAAGGTCTCCCAGCCCCACTGCCCCTCACCCTTCTGCAGCATCCACCGAGGGTATGGTGGTGGTAAGAGCACCTCAGAAGGACCCTGGACCTCTCTTGACTTCGACCAGGAGCATTACTGGTTGAAGTAACACCATTTGATCCAACAGATAAACTCTGAGATCTCAGTGGCTGAACTCTGTAAGAGTGGTTTTTCGCTCCCTGCACTTACTCAGACGCATGTTCCTGGTTTATTAGCATCCTGTCAGCAGACCTGGAATAAGTGCATGGCTACCAGAGGTTTCTGTGGACACACTGCATTGACCAGCACCCAGTCACATGGAATTAAAAGGGAGCCTGAGAGAAGTGGTCCACCTGCATATTCAGGAAGCTAGCCCTGCTCTCTGGGGACTCTTGACCTTGACTACTATGAAGCTATAAATCAGCCCTCAGACAAGGGCTTTGCCTAGGAGTTGGAAAACTGGGCAGGGCCAAGGACCCTTCCTACTGAGTAGGGGATAGGATATGAGGTAGCTTGAACTAGCTGTCCTGTATGGGAGGAGGGTGAGCGTAAGCAAGGGCACAGTGAAACCACTGATCTAGACCACTTCatgggtagaaagaaaggtttactGGGATCAGAATGTCAAGGCTATCTCTCAGTGGAGGGGGCAGGCAGAGAAAGTAGCAAAATGTTGGAAAAGTAAGCAGATTTTATGTGACAGCAGGGTAGGATTTTTGAGCTGATACAGGCTGTTCAGATTAATTGGGAGCTAGATGCCCAAAGTAGTTGACCTTTGGGGCAAATTAAGGGAGGTCCTGGTTAGCAGAAACCCAACTTAGGGGATTCCTGAGGAATCCCAAATTTAAGTGTCTGTTTACCCAGAGTCCTTCTGTTTAAGACACTGTCACCAGCACTGCCATTTTGGCAGGCTACTTTGAACATAGCAGCGAGCAGATTCAGCTTTGTGTCATCCAAGCTCCCTCAGTCACAGACACCAAATGGAGGCTAATGTGGCTGATTTTAGTagcttttgtttggttgtttttggagacaaggtttctctggctgtcctggaactcccctctgtagaccaggctggcttcaaactcagggattcacctgcctctgcctccccagtgctggaattaaaagtgtgcaccaccgcgGCCCGACTGATTTTTAGTAACTTTTATTTAGTATAACAAAGTGACAGAAGCAGCTTGGTCAAGGAAGGATttgtctggaggcagaggcatgtggatctctgggagttcaaggctagccttatctatgtagtgagttccaggacagccagagctatatagtgagaccatgtctcaaacaaacaaacaaaaatccagagtTCGGCTTCTAATGCAAAGGTTCACAATGTCCCAAAACAGCACGTCCGTTTAGGAGGTATTCAGAGAGCTGGGCCTGTGGGAGACAGTGCAGACCCAGGCTGTTACATTCTGTGCCTTGCCTCCATAGGCTCACGGCTGTCTCCTACTGAAAAGCTGCATTTTGTCTAGTTTCAAGAGACCCTGTAGTCCAAACAGTCCCAGAATAAGTCATGTACATCTAACTTACAATGACATCGAGTCAGCAATTCCATTCCAAAAAGAAGGATGGGGGAGAGAGGCAGAAGCCCAGCATGGCAAATGTTAGCCCCAAGGCTCCAGGTCCTTTGTCAGGTGCCTTGGGAGCCCCTCTGGGCTTGCCCAGCTCCGCCTCCCCCACTTTACAGCACTCCCTCAGAACCTCTCTTGGGCTCCCTCCATTTGGTAACTACAGCTTTCTTCTGAGATGTCCCGTGTTCCTGAAATTTCCTGAGGTCCCCTGGAAGCCAAAGGTGGTGATCAGACCCCAGGTGGGATCAGGGGTTGAGCTGGACTTAGAAGGAATAGCTGGGGAAAAGGAGCCATTGGCCTCTCACAACTTGGGCCTCTGGGCTTTGGAGCTCTGGAGAGCGACGGTAGGGCGATAGAGCGCCAGTAGGCGGTGGGGCTGTCTTCCCTTGGACTGGGAGGGTGCGGATGTATGTGCAGCCAGGTCCAGCCCCACTGTTTCTCCCAGGACCCAGCACTCCCTAGCTCCCTTCTCTTGCCTCCTCATGTCCTACAGATAGTCCTACAGATACGATGAGGCCGAAGCCCAAAGAGGAACAGGCAGCGGTTTCAGAGATGCAAACAACCCTTGTGCTGATGGGTCAGGCTGCTCACTAGCTTCCCTTGCCCATCTTGCTTCTACCCTGCAGGAGGGGAGATACCTTGCTGggggctccctccctccttccccttccctccccgcccctgctctcttcctccttttcttcctctgctcctgctccttccttctcctgtctccactccctccTTGACCATACTGAGCCACTGGTCAGGTTCTTGCCAGTTGAGCAGCCTGGCCTTAGGATGTCAGGGAACATCCACAGCAAGGTACTGGGATACAGGACCGGATCACGCAGAGGGTGCTGGGTAGGCCATGGCTGAgtcctggggtggggtggtggtggctgagTTTTATGTCCAGGCCCTAGACCTTACTCCCTGGCCAGCCTGTGCCTGTCCTAACATTCCCATGCCAGGTGCAGACTAGGGGGAGAGAGGAGTGTGCAGAGTTAGGAGCGGGGGCTAAGGGTCCGGGCAAATCAACAGAGGTCTAAACTGAGGGGGTGAGATAAAGGATGGGGGCTGGGGTTTCAGGGGAGTGAGTGCTCGACTCCTAGAAAAAGGTACAGGAGAGAGACTGAGTGGCACCGGATATTTCAGTGGTCACCACATGCTCAGCTGACATGCTGTCCAGGGGCGGTGACAGCAGCATGCACTCTACCCAGGTTCAACCCTCCCAACACCAAGATAAGGTGCAATAGTACTGACTGTTGCTGAGgtcttgtttggttttgtcttaGAATATCTTCTGTTCATTGACAATGCCGTAAACGTATACAAAGTATCTTGATCTTACCTGTCCCTGACTCCCCCTGACTATCCCCCAACACATCCCCATCTCCTtttcatgtcttttctttcttgtaacccactgagtccaatcagTGATGCCTGCTGGAATGTTCACTGATTTTGTTGGCTTGAGCTAGTGCAGGTAACCATAGCTACAGTGAGTCCCTGAGTGCAACAGCCAAACCATGCCCAGAAGTCAGAATTTCACAGCCCTCCTCCCATCCTTCGGCTCCTACTGGCCCCACTTCTGTGTTGTTCCGTGAGGCTGGGGCTGGGCGCGGGGTCTGTATATGTGTCCTATTCAGTCCTGAGCATCCAGCCGTCACTTGTTCTGTCATTTGATTAGTTGTGCATCTCTGCACTAACCGCTACCCACTGCAGAAGGCTGAGAGCAGCGCTAATCCATGGGCAGAAACAAATGTTTAGAAGGAAGTGCCACAACATGTCCACTTAACAAAACAACAGCATAAGGCTCCCCGCGAgagcctctgacctccagagcCTTTGACCAGGCTCACGGCACCAGACATgaatccctccctcctcctctggagCAGACCTCAAACCCAGTCAGAAAGCGGTTGGTCACCTGGTTACTCCACAACGTTCACACCTCTGTTGTACCAGTGCAGAGGCCATTCCTACGGTGGAGGTGACTCGGAGGCTGAGAGCATGAGGGAGTAAGAAGGGACTCAAGTCTGCCTGGAGACCTTCCTTGTTCTGTCTTTGGCAGATAAGTGACAGTGAGTAGAGGGAGGGATAGCCCAGCTGGGCTGCTGGAGCAGCTCCTGGCTCCTGCAGATCTGCCTTCTCTGGTCACCCATCCCTTCACACCTCTTCCACCTGAGGCAACGATGACCTGCAGACAAAACCCCAGGAATGACCAGGGTCTCTGGGTACCATGGGGGCACTCGTGTCCCATTTCCCAGTGGTAGCATTTTCTTCCAGGTGAGAGGCCTTCACCCCACCAAGGAGGCAGGAGTAGCGAGGGACCATctcccttgagccatctctctccctaAGAATGCTGCAACACCTCCTTTCCCACTTCTTGGAGGGTTAGTCCTGGGGGACCTGGTCTACCTTGACCCCCAGCTTCCCAGGAGCACAGCTGAGTGATGCTCTTGGCCATCCTGACCTTGCCATGGGGACCGCTGTTCTGCTAGGCACTGAGCCTGTGGACATGCTGCAGGTAGAGGAGGAGTGGAGTCACCTCGGGGGTGGAGCCTCtccaggtggctcagcaggtgagagcACTCATTGCTCTACCAAAGGACTCAGGTTGGTTCCTGGCATCCACATGGCGGTTCACAagggtctgtaaccccagttccatgggatccaccatcctcttctggcttcctcagacaCCAGGAATGTATGAGGTACACAACTGTATATAACTCAAATTCAAGGGGACTTGGTTTCTaaagacaccaggcacacacatggggcacagacatacatgaagcccaaatactgtgtacataaaataataataaaattattaaaaaaaaaaacatggttgcATCCTGCTCATGACCTTGCTATGTATGCTCATATGGGTCACACTTGATGATCCATCCATACCCCTCTCAGTAGCCTGCAAGTCCCTGTTCCATCTGGCCTTGACCGGTTCTCCCTGACTGGCACTACTGGATCTGTGAGTAGACACATTCACTTACCCCCAGTGCCTTGGTGCTGTTTTCTGCTGGGGTTCTCTCCACCCAGATTTGATGTTGATTTAGGTGTCAGCCTTAACACTACCTTCCTTCCTAAGGGCTTCCTTGACCCATGTGATCCCTAGAGGCCTCGTCCCTTGAGCTTCctcacaacattttttttttttttttttttttttttgggttttttgagacagggtttctctgtgtagctttgcgcctttcctggaactcgttttggagaccaggctggcctcgaactcacagagatccgcctgcctctgcctcccgagtgctgggattaaaggcgtgcgccaccaccgcccggccctcacAACATTTATCACTCTAGTTTGTTGTCTGTCTTCTGCCACTAGAATGAGCTCCCTGAGAGCAGAGACCTGGTGCATCATGCCAACTGCTTTACCGTGTAGAAGCGTGTAGAAAGTTCTTAGTAAGTGGTtgttgaatgaatgcatgaatccAGCTCTCCGTTTCTCCAGCCATCTGTCACTAATCCATTCCACGGTTGGTGTTTTCAGAAAGCAAAACCCACTATTGTAACAGGGAATTTTATGTAAGGCTTGGATAAATTGGCGTTGGAAAACTGAAAAAGCAGAAAGGGAATTGAAGTAACAATGTCAATGTTAGTGGTTCCCTCTGGAGCCACAGCATACAGCTCACGTGGCTTTCCACAGTAGCCTGTCCTTGcacactgccccacccccaccactgaaGCGCTCCCTCCACTGTCATCCATTTTATCTTCTAGGTCTCAGCTAATGGTCATTCCCAcagagtgtctgtctgtccctgcaaAGGTTTTCTTCAGTAGGCCCTACTCACATCGACATCTCTCTGCTCCTTTGATGTCGGTCTCCCCAGCTAGTCTGCAGACTCCATTAGTACATAGACCTCATCTAGTGTGTTCACTGTGGGATGCCCATCACTGTGGGATACCCATCACAGTGTCCACTGCAGAGTCTTGCACAGTCAATTAACACTAGTGAAACTGGTAAATTAACCTTCCTGCTCATCTAGCCTCATATTCACCAACCATCCAACCATACCTTCATCTGCTTAACCATCCgtacatccacccacccatctgtcTATCcccccatccatctgtccatccacccacccatctgccCTTCCCACCCATTTGTGTGCCCATCCTACCCACTTgtatgtgtagcaggaatctttttttttttttttttttttttttttcggttttttgagacagggtttctctgtgtagctttgcgcctttcctgaaactcacttggtagtccaggctggcctcgaactcacagagatccgcctggctctgcctcccgagtgctgggattaaaggcgtgcgccaccaccgcccggcgtgtagcaggaatctttttttttttttttttttttttaaaggtttatttatttattatgtatacagtgttctgcctgcatgccagaagagggcaccagatcacattacagatggttgtgagccaccatgtggttgcagggaattgaactcaggacctctagaagagcagccagtgctcttaacctctgagccatctctccagccctgtagcaggaatcttaaagggtcttattaataaaacaatcccggagccaggtattcaggtcaacactggaagatcagagaagcagaacaagccacagccacctcaccttgccaattcctcagctgatcctgtttcctcacactggatgcctctcaactgaactgctgctcaaaagcctaaaagcttgggtttggggatttagctcagtggtagagtgctgaggttcagttctcagctcaaaaaaaaaaaaaaaaaaaaaaaaaaaaaaaaaaaaaaagcctaaaagcttaaccagtctttagttcctggtcctcacaccttatataccttcctgcttcctgccatcacttcctgagattaaaagcatgagtcaccatgcctggctgtttccagtgtggctttgaacttacagagatccaggcctctgaaatgctaggattaaaggcgtgtgctaccactgcctaacctctatgtttaatattgtggctgttctgttctctgaccccatataagtttattagggtgcacaatgttttggggaacacaataccaccacatgtatgCCCTTAAAGAGATTTACTGACTGTCCAGTTCAACTGCTTATGTGATGCCTCCTGCCCAGCCATGCACTGGTCTCTCTAGCCCTCTGCATATGTCTAcccaattatttatttctttgtttacccACCTATTGGTCAACTCTTTCACTAACCCACACATTCACTTATCTGTCCAAACAATTACCTATCCATCCATTGATTAACCTCCACACTCATCCATCCACCAACTCATCCATCCATatagccatctctccacctaCCATTTATCCACCCAACCAGTTTATCCGTCCATCTACCAAGCTGCCCACCATCTagtcatccattcattcatccaaccATTTACCATCTAGTCCTCCAtccacagacttttttttttttttttttttgagacagggtttctctgtatagctttgaaacctatcctggaacttgctctgtagaccaggctggcctagagctcacagagatccacctgcctctgcctcctgagtgctgagattaaaggcgtgcaccaccaccacctggatcaCAGACTCTTAAGCAGCCTTCGGGAGAAAAGCCATACAAAACCAGAGATGATGCCAAGTACAGTGGCATATACCATTGGTACCAGcgtgaaggaggcagagacaggcaagtcTGTGTGAATttggtttacatagcaagcttCAGGCtagccggggctacacagtgagacactgtgtgGTAGTTCAAATGTAATTGATCCCATAatctcatggggagtggcactattaggaggtgcagcttgttggagtaggtatggccttgttggaggaagtgtgtcactgttgggggcgggctttgaagtttcctatgctcaggataccgcccagtgtctcagtcaacttcctgttgcctgcaagatgcaggactctcagctgctcctCTAGCACACACTGCCTGCATTCCACCATACTCCCTGCCattataatggactgaacctctgaaactgtaagggagccaccccaatcaaatgttttcttagaagagttgtcttgatcatggtgtctcttcacagcaatggaaaccctgagacaccttgtctaaaaacaacaaaaatgaaaatgaatttgaTCTTTCCGTCGTCTGAAGGCTGAGACATCAGCCTCGCTGCCCTAGGATGCTATTTTCTGCTGGAGTACCCATTGCTCTGGCCACACTGATGGCTTAGGGCTCTGGGAACAGATCTGAAGGAGCCCTGCTTCCCACAATGCATCACCCTGCCCCCATATGCTCCTGCTTTGCCGAAATACTCTTCATGGAGAGAAGGCTTTGGTCCCTTGTTCTAGGACTGACTCCTCCAGATGTCTGGGACCCTAGTGGTCCACCCTCCTGCTATGAAAGCCCTCTCTGCTGCTCCAAATCTCCCCACAGAGATGTTTTTCTGGTGTCTATTATAATTTACTATGGTCTTCTCAGCATTGTCCTGTTCTGAGCAGGCAACTCCATGTTCCTGACCCAGGTGCGCCCCCTATGGGGCAGTGAAAGGCAAGAGCACTCATCCAGGCCCTAGGCAGGCATCCACAGTTCCTCCCAGTGGTCCAATGGGTGGGATCCAGGTGATGTCCCAGCCCTCCACCTAGGCTGGCAGTGTTACCTCTAGCAGCTGCACCACACTCAAGCTGGTATTGCCCCTAAGCTtgggacagccaggtctacacctCTGTAGCTGGGAAGTTCATGAGATAAGAGTATGTGAAGCTATTGAGTGGCAGGGTTGTCCTTGTACCCCAGAGGAACTGGGAGCCCCGAGGCAGGGCTACCCATAGCTCTGGCTTTGGATCAGAGCCTCCCAGCTGGCATTAACAGATGGTAGGTAGGGGACAGGAGCATGAGACTGACCTTTGTACCTAACAGAAGTCCAACCAGCTCTGCTCTTTCCCAGAGATGCGCAGGACCTAGACTCTGCACCAGGATACTCATGTTCAAGGTCTCATCTACAGTGTCGATTTATATACCTGGTCTAATCAGaggcagttccaggccagccagggctacgtggtgagagaccctatctcaaaacaaacagacaaacaaacaaaacctagggAAATGGGGGCTgagagctcagaggttaagagcactgactgctcttccagcggACTCGCACTGGattgccagcatccacatggctgaCAGCAACccactgtaactccaattccaaagaGATCCGCCactttcttctggactccacaggcaccgcacacatgtgatgcatagacatacatgcaggcaaaacacccatacacatgaaaaaaattaattattaattttttttaattttaaaacaaaaaaaaatgtatatggaaatgggagctaaGAGCAGAAAATCCAGGTTAGTGATCTGAACCCCCTGAGGGTTGGTTGACACGGTGTGCTGCAAGCCCagctttttttccttaaaatattgttcatttatttaaacattttcagtTCTGTTTGTGTGAGTAGTATGCAAGGTATCCCACATGATGGGGCTCTCTCAGCACATTTATATCACAAACACtgggtatttttaaagaaatatttaatttattctttgagaattatatacaatatattctgttcatattctttcccctccctaattcctcccagaccctctccccatccctacccaccaaatttcatgttctttctctctcttaaaaacaaaataagtggactggagagatggctcagtggttaacagcactgactgttcttccagaggacccagattcaactccagcacccacatggcagctcacaactgtctgtaactccaagatctgacagcctcacacagacatacatgcaagcaaaacaccaatgcatgtaaaataaaaataaataaattattttttaaaaaagaaagaaattaagcaaaacaaaacaaaattcgggcctgtgatggtgcatacctttaatcccagcactcagaaggcagaggcagacagattttttagttcaaggccagcctggtctacagatttctgagttcgaggccagcctggtttacagagtgagttccaggacagccagggctacacagaaaaaccccgtctcgaaaaattCAAAACCCAAAACAGAACACAAGCCAAAAACCTTGGAGTCATGTTTGCGTctgccaactactcctgagcatgaggcTGCTGAGCGTGGCTGATACACCCAGTGTCGCTCCATTGAAGCAAACTGATCTTCCCTTCCCTAGccttctgcatgctgggatttttgtcttgaGCTTGTACCGGTCATACACACGCTGTCACATTCTccctgagttcatatgtgcatctgttGAGTCTGAAAAATGCCATTTCCTTTGGATTCATTCTGCCAGCTCTGGCTCTTACGGTCTCTCTATCCCCTCTCTGGAACAGATCCCTGAGCCTGAGGGTATGATAAACATCTCCCATTTAGGGCTGTGCTGCAAAGTCTTTCAGAGAGCTGTGGGTCTCCCTGCTAATCCCCATCCACTGctagaatcttctctgatgagggttgggGT containing:
- the Cplane2 gene encoding ciliogenesis and planar polarity effector 2 — encoded protein: MARPPVHGSVIVPDWHETVEGKEYLACILRKNRRREFGLLERPVLPPSVAIDTASYKIFVSGKSGVGKTALVAKLAGLEVPVVHHETTGIQTTVVFWPAKLKASDRVVMFRFEFWDCGESALKKFDHMLPACKENADAFLFLFSFTDRASFEDLPGQLTRVASEAPGVVKMVIGSKFDQYMHTDVPERDLTAFRQAWELPLLRVKSVPGRRLADGRTLDGRAGLADTAHVLNGLAEQLWHQDQVAAGLLPSSPENAPG